In a single window of the Campylobacter hyointestinalis subsp. lawsonii genome:
- a CDS encoding DASS family sodium-coupled anion symporter, giving the protein MSGRKILSLVICVLIAAVFFVLPTPHGLEDNAWHFLGLFIAVILAVIFAIMPLGAICLIAIAIVAITGITTPQSTLRQTEIKTLSALVGKVDIDKMELKKQILDAKILSLKNALGDLKTQINSQNEGENLLKELSALHLKNTTKTANSKLLDASEISVLNSIALNKFTQKEIDKQLKAAEWKLKAKTGINDALSGFSNALIWLIVISIIVAKGIIKTGLGERLAYYFISIFGKKTLGIAYSITLSETILAPVTPSNTARAGAIINPIVQAISKSFKSTPEDGTQNKIGTYLSLVNFQANPISSAMFITATAPNPLVVDLVAKATNLDISISWIQWALGMFVPGILAMMIMPLVIYFLSPPEIKSTPNARAFAKEKLAQLGAMRRDEKIMFGVFLFLLILWAGTFGFLFGITLNATTIAFLGLSIVLVTGVLSFDEILAQKAAWNTLVWFSALVMMATMLGKLEVTTFLASNLQQLALNLGLGEISIMLFLSVAFLYSHYFFASTTAHISAMFFVFYSAGLALGAPPLLYAFIMITAGNVMMGITHYATGTAPVIFGTNYVSLKKWWGIGFVMSVVNMVVMILAGLVWWKVLGFY; this is encoded by the coding sequence ATGAGCGGACGCAAAATTCTATCTCTTGTGATTTGTGTTTTAATCGCTGCGGTGTTTTTTGTTTTACCTACGCCACATGGTCTAGAAGACAATGCGTGGCATTTTTTGGGTCTATTTATAGCTGTAATTTTGGCTGTCATTTTTGCCATTATGCCACTTGGTGCGATCTGTTTGATAGCGATCGCAATCGTCGCTATTACTGGCATCACTACGCCACAAAGCACTCTTAGACAAACCGAGATCAAGACACTTAGTGCATTAGTGGGCAAAGTTGATATTGATAAAATGGAGTTGAAAAAACAGATTTTAGACGCTAAAATTTTATCTCTTAAAAATGCTCTTGGCGATCTAAAAACCCAGATAAACTCACAAAATGAAGGTGAAAATTTGCTAAAAGAACTCTCAGCTTTGCATCTTAAAAACACGACAAAAACGGCAAATTCAAAGCTTTTAGATGCTAGTGAAATTTCTGTTTTAAATAGTATTGCGTTGAATAAATTTACTCAAAAAGAGATAGACAAACAGCTCAAAGCTGCTGAGTGGAAACTCAAAGCCAAAACCGGTATAAACGATGCTTTAAGCGGCTTTTCAAATGCGTTAATTTGGCTCATTGTTATTTCAATTATCGTAGCTAAAGGCATCATAAAAACAGGGCTTGGCGAAAGACTTGCATATTATTTTATCTCTATTTTTGGTAAAAAAACACTTGGAATTGCCTATTCGATCACACTTAGCGAGACGATTTTAGCACCAGTTACGCCCTCAAATACAGCTAGGGCTGGAGCTATCATAAATCCGATTGTTCAAGCGATCTCAAAAAGCTTCAAAAGTACGCCAGAAGATGGCACACAAAACAAAATCGGAACATATTTGTCACTTGTGAATTTTCAAGCAAATCCGATCAGCTCAGCAATGTTTATTACCGCAACTGCGCCAAATCCTTTGGTCGTAGATCTTGTCGCAAAAGCCACAAATTTAGATATTTCTATTAGCTGGATTCAGTGGGCTTTGGGTATGTTTGTGCCGGGAATTTTAGCGATGATGATTATGCCTTTGGTGATTTATTTTTTATCACCACCTGAAATCAAATCCACCCCAAATGCTAGAGCTTTTGCCAAAGAAAAACTTGCACAGCTAGGTGCGATGAGACGCGATGAAAAGATTATGTTTGGCGTATTTTTATTTTTACTTATACTTTGGGCTGGTACATTTGGATTTTTGTTTGGAATCACGCTAAATGCCACAACTATCGCATTTTTAGGTCTTAGTATCGTGCTTGTGACTGGCGTTTTGAGTTTTGATGAAATTTTAGCCCAAAAAGCCGCTTGGAATACGCTTGTTTGGTTCTCTGCGCTTGTTATGATGGCAACTATGCTTGGCAAACTTGAAGTAACGACATTTTTGGCTTCAAATTTACAACAATTAGCACTAAATTTAGGTCTTGGCGAAATTTCGATTATGCTATTTTTATCGGTTGCGTTTTTGTATTCACACTACTTTTTTGCTTCGACAACTGCACATATTTCGGCAATGTTTTTTGTATTTTATAGCGCAGGTCTTGCGCTTGGCGCACCACCGCTTTTGTATGCGTTTATTATGATTACGGCTGGAAATGTGATGATGGGTATAACGCATTATGCTACAGGGACTGCGCCGGTCATCTTTGGTACTAACTATGTTAGTCTCAAAAAATGGTGGGGCATTGGTTTTGTTATGTCGGTTGTGAATATGGTCGTGATGATTTTGGCCGGTTTGGTTTGGTGGAAAGTTTTAGGATTTTATTAA
- a CDS encoding diaminopimelate decarboxylase family protein yields MNDENLLQIATKYGTPSYLFDLNSLENRLTAIKEILDHKYELCYAMKANPFLLNFMQNSVDVIEVCSPGELEICINLKINPTKIIYSGVVKTEQDIKRALDFKVAILTAESPNQLLLINRIANEYGIKVNVILRLSAWGQFGMCYSDIVKAFCNADKYTNVNFVGLHYYAGGQRKKMDLIKDDLDKIFRLRSEISKFIKFENFLIEYAPGLGVSMFENDDFNDTLGDLKSLKKILDLYDFKGDIVRIELGRFFVQYCGYYLAKILDVKTTDIGDYVLLNGGINHLNFYGSVMGMKVPIMRHLTTNLKNGSKKDYSICGALCTANDVLVRRKTLQNPQIDDFIVFENAGAYSVCDGISLFLSRSLPRILLLQKNKEIIIARDFKETFWLNFSDTKLNLLDKTQI; encoded by the coding sequence ATGAATGATGAAAATTTATTACAAATCGCCACAAAATACGGCACACCAAGCTATCTTTTTGATCTAAATTCGCTAGAAAATAGACTAACTGCGATAAAAGAAATTTTAGATCATAAATACGAGTTGTGCTATGCAATGAAGGCAAATCCATTTTTGCTAAATTTTATGCAAAATAGCGTCGATGTCATAGAAGTCTGCTCGCCTGGCGAATTAGAAATTTGTATAAATTTAAAAATAAATCCAACTAAAATAATTTACTCAGGCGTAGTAAAAACAGAACAAGATATCAAACGCGCATTAGATTTTAAAGTGGCTATACTAACAGCCGAATCGCCAAATCAGCTTTTGCTTATAAATCGCATAGCAAATGAATATGGCATAAAAGTAAATGTGATTTTGCGTTTGAGTGCGTGGGGGCAGTTTGGTATGTGCTATAGCGACATTGTAAAGGCGTTTTGCAATGCAGATAAATATACAAATGTAAATTTTGTAGGTTTGCACTACTATGCTGGAGGACAACGCAAGAAAATGGATTTAATCAAAGACGATTTAGATAAAATTTTTAGATTACGAAGCGAAATTAGCAAATTTATTAAATTTGAAAATTTTTTGATTGAATATGCGCCCGGACTTGGGGTAAGTATGTTTGAAAACGATGATTTTAATGATACTTTGGGCGATTTAAAAAGCTTAAAAAAAATACTTGATTTATACGACTTCAAGGGTGATATTGTCCGTATCGAGCTAGGTAGATTTTTTGTGCAATACTGCGGATATTATTTGGCTAAAATTTTAGATGTCAAAACTACTGATATAGGGGATTATGTTTTACTTAATGGCGGGATAAATCATCTAAATTTTTACGGCTCTGTTATGGGAATGAAAGTCCCTATAATGCGTCATTTAACAACAAATTTAAAAAATGGATCTAAAAAAGATTATAGTATTTGTGGAGCATTATGCACGGCAAATGATGTTTTAGTAAGGCGTAAAACATTGCAAAATCCACAAATAGACGATTTTATTGTTTTTGAAAATGCTGGTGCATACAGTGTTTGCGATGGTATATCTCTGTTTTTAAGTCGTAGCTTACCACGCATTTTACTTCTACAAAAGAACAAAGAAATAATAATCGCAAGAGATTTTAAAGAGACATTTTGGCTAAACTTTAGCGATACCAAATTAAATTTATTAGATAAAACCCAAATTTAA
- a CDS encoding tetrahydrodipicolinate N-succinyltransferase N-terminal domain-containing protein → MSKAVESLDEFKEICENVRAKSGYKDPIAFGIARVDRGQLNRNKILQVSYGALNYNDSFLSAAAFVWALKKCDIEINFNDSEFVIDLDIKVVKKVLKLFGALVNEPKKHKNVATILAIKDAIEAGDKDSFKLVFMFEDAKPKSVEVVYLKLYLLSLGFVPLRSLVLDGAFGILENVAWGADGKPIELEWLRENEMKLKISGRYPNIVAVDKFPRYLSHIIPADNTRILDSAKVRMGAQLAAGTTVMPGAAYINFNSGTTGSVMVEGRVSSSVSVGDGSDVGGGASILGVLSGTNGNAISVGKKCLLGANSVTGVPLGDNCIVDAGIAILEGTKVFIDEKNRAELAKINPDFKFDRDIYKALELANLNGLHYRQNSQNGQITASLSKRAIKLNADLH, encoded by the coding sequence ATGTCAAAAGCTGTAGAATCACTAGATGAATTTAAAGAAATTTGCGAAAACGTAAGGGCAAAAAGTGGCTATAAAGACCCGATAGCATTTGGTATAGCAAGGGTAGATAGAGGTCAGCTAAATCGTAATAAAATTTTACAAGTAAGCTATGGAGCCCTAAATTACAATGATAGTTTTTTAAGTGCGGCGGCATTTGTGTGGGCGTTAAAAAAATGCGATATAGAGATAAATTTTAATGATAGTGAGTTTGTGATAGATCTTGATATAAAGGTGGTAAAAAAGGTTTTAAAGCTTTTTGGCGCCTTAGTAAATGAGCCTAAAAAACATAAAAATGTCGCCACTATTTTAGCTATAAAAGATGCTATTGAAGCAGGAGATAAAGATAGCTTTAAGCTTGTGTTTATGTTTGAAGATGCTAAGCCAAAGAGTGTTGAGGTGGTTTATCTTAAGCTATATCTTTTATCTTTAGGTTTTGTGCCACTTCGCTCACTTGTCTTAGATGGGGCTTTTGGAATTTTAGAAAATGTGGCTTGGGGAGCCGATGGTAAGCCAATCGAGCTTGAGTGGCTAAGAGAAAATGAAATGAAGCTAAAAATAAGTGGTCGCTACCCAAATATAGTAGCCGTAGATAAATTCCCACGCTATCTAAGCCACATAATACCAGCTGATAACACTAGGATACTAGACTCAGCAAAAGTGCGTATGGGTGCTCAATTAGCAGCGGGAACGACTGTTATGCCAGGAGCTGCGTATATAAATTTCAACTCCGGAACCACTGGATCAGTGATGGTAGAGGGCAGGGTAAGTAGCTCAGTAAGTGTTGGCGATGGAAGCGATGTCGGCGGCGGCGCGTCGATTTTAGGAGTACTTAGCGGAACAAACGGAAATGCTATAAGCGTAGGTAAAAAATGTCTGCTCGGTGCAAACTCAGTTACTGGAGTGCCTCTTGGCGATAATTGTATTGTGGATGCGGGTATTGCTATTTTAGAAGGAACTAAGGTGTTTATAGATGAGAAAAACAGGGCCGAACTAGCTAAGATAAATCCTGATTTTAAATTTGATCGCGATATTTACAAGGCACTTGAACTTGCAAATCTAAACGGACTTCATTATCGTCAAAATAGTCAAAATGGACAGATCACTGCTAGCCTTAGTAAAAGAGCTATCAAGCTAAATGCTGACTTGCACTAA
- a CDS encoding acyl carrier protein, producing MQEITEILQSVRGDIDFTNATNLVSDGIITSFDILQIVMKLEEEFDIEIEPQYIEPENFNSAKAIKEMIEKLKNAN from the coding sequence ATGCAAGAAATTACAGAAATTTTACAAAGCGTAAGAGGCGACATAGACTTTACAAACGCTACAAATTTAGTAAGCGATGGCATTATTACTAGTTTTGATATACTTCAGATAGTTATGAAGCTAGAAGAAGAATTTGATATAGAAATAGAGCCACAATACATAGAACCAGAAAATTTCAACTCAGCCAAAGCCATAAAAGAGATGATAGAAAAGCTAAAAAATGCTAACTAA
- a CDS encoding AMP-binding protein, whose protein sequence is MLTNVSEFLDASVKKYPNKIAFIDENDAISYVNLQIGAKKFASYLLNLSIKPNSAVVFFMPKSINAVQGIFGCLYARVCYSFFETSLPAKRLNDMLGVLKASLIITTKEHKAQAYQIFNQSLKDQNVKIILIDECLKTSINSSLLAQISRTYQATDALSIVFTSGSTGVPKGVVKSHANVLYFARAFVSTLKLSSDDILANQAPFDFDVANKDIYCGVYVGASVVLLTQKDFIKPTCLVDKLIKFNVTTLIWAVSALCLLSAFRVFNYKIPNQISKVFFSGEVMPLNHLKIWQHYLPKAKFINLYGPSEITFNCTFYEVPKDYECIDTLPIGKAFYGQKVFLLSDELKEITEVGKIGEICVSGPNVALGYWCEQEKSNEVFIQNPLNKSYFERIYKTGDLGKLNDNGEFVYVGRKDFMVKHMGHRIELPEIELAAQKLAESTCAIFKDYKINLFFTGICDESALMGELKKNLPTYMLPNRLIKLENFTLNTHGKIDRKILENML, encoded by the coding sequence ATGCTAACTAATGTAAGTGAATTTTTAGATGCAAGTGTAAAAAAATATCCAAACAAAATAGCATTTATAGATGAAAATGATGCGATAAGCTATGTAAATTTACAAATAGGTGCAAAGAAATTTGCTAGCTATTTACTAAATCTTAGCATCAAACCAAATAGTGCGGTTGTGTTTTTTATGCCAAAGTCTATTAATGCGGTACAAGGAATTTTTGGCTGTCTTTATGCTAGGGTTTGCTATAGCTTTTTTGAAACTAGCCTACCTGCTAAACGCTTAAATGATATGCTTGGCGTCCTTAAAGCATCACTAATCATCACAACAAAAGAGCACAAAGCACAGGCGTATCAAATTTTTAACCAAAGCTTAAAAGATCAAAATGTAAAAATTATCCTAATAGATGAGTGTCTTAAAACGAGCATAAATAGTAGCTTATTAGCTCAGATTTCACGCACTTATCAAGCCACAGATGCTCTTAGTATAGTTTTTACAAGCGGAAGCACTGGCGTGCCAAAAGGCGTGGTAAAAAGTCACGCAAATGTCTTATATTTTGCTAGGGCATTTGTTAGCACACTAAAACTTAGCAGTGATGATATTTTAGCAAATCAAGCACCATTTGATTTTGATGTTGCAAATAAAGACATATACTGCGGCGTGTATGTTGGCGCTAGTGTGGTGTTATTAACACAAAAAGATTTTATAAAGCCTACTTGCTTAGTTGATAAACTAATAAAATTTAATGTAACTACGCTAATTTGGGCGGTTAGCGCACTTTGCTTACTTAGTGCATTTAGGGTGTTTAACTATAAAATACCAAATCAAATTTCAAAAGTATTTTTTAGCGGAGAGGTAATGCCACTAAATCACCTTAAAATCTGGCAACACTATCTGCCAAAAGCAAAATTTATAAATTTATATGGACCAAGTGAGATAACTTTTAATTGCACATTTTATGAAGTGCCAAAAGATTATGAGTGTATCGATACTTTACCGATAGGAAAAGCGTTTTATGGGCAAAAAGTATTTTTATTAAGCGACGAGCTAAAAGAGATAACAGAAGTTGGCAAAATAGGTGAAATATGCGTAAGCGGACCAAATGTAGCCCTAGGATACTGGTGCGAACAAGAAAAGAGCAATGAGGTTTTCATACAAAATCCACTAAATAAAAGCTATTTTGAGCGTATTTATAAAACTGGCGATCTTGGAAAGCTAAATGATAATGGCGAGTTTGTATATGTAGGACGCAAAGATTTTATGGTAAAACATATGGGACATCGCATAGAGCTACCTGAAATAGAGTTAGCCGCACAAAAATTAGCAGAGAGCACATGTGCGATATTTAAGGATTATAAGATAAATTTATTTTTCACAGGAATATGCGATGAGAGTGCGCTTATGGGTGAGCTTAAAAAAAATCTACCAACATATATGCTACCAAATAGGCTTATAAAGTTAGAAAATTTTACACTAAACACGCACGGCAAGATAGATAGAAAAATTCTGGAGAATATGCTATGA
- a CDS encoding YagU family protein, with protein sequence MTKTTRKFGLAALIGIPAGVVSAFVKWGGEFPLPPRSPFDMFDAACGPESLIRAAEQIDCSRNFLNPPYVFLRDYLGVSDPYAAIYEFAGHSFDYVMMTHILFSIIFAVGYCILAERFPKITMWQGVMAGLLINIAVHVIALPILGLTPPLLSLPWYEHVSEFVGHVVWLWSIEIIRHDLRARITKEPDPADNL encoded by the coding sequence ATGACAAAAACGACTAGAAAATTTGGTCTAGCAGCGCTTATTGGCATACCAGCTGGCGTGGTTTCTGCATTTGTGAAATGGGGTGGAGAATTTCCGCTTCCGCCACGAAGCCCTTTTGATATGTTTGATGCGGCTTGCGGGCCTGAGAGTTTGATTAGGGCGGCTGAGCAAATTGATTGTTCGCGTAATTTTTTAAATCCGCCTTATGTATTTTTACGTGATTATTTGGGTGTTAGCGACCCATATGCTGCTATTTATGAGTTTGCTGGGCATAGCTTTGATTATGTGATGATGACACATATTTTATTTTCCATTATCTTTGCGGTTGGATACTGCATCTTAGCTGAAAGATTTCCAAAAATCACAATGTGGCAAGGTGTAATGGCTGGATTATTGATAAATATCGCAGTGCATGTCATCGCTTTGCCTATACTTGGTCTTACTCCGCCGCTTTTATCTCTGCCTTGGTATGAGCATGTTTCAGAGTTTGTAGGACATGTAGTTTGGCTATGGTCTATAGAAATCATCCGCCACGACCTAAGAGCTAGGATAACAAAAGAGCCAGACCCGGCTGATAATTTATAA
- the pseC gene encoding UDP-4-amino-4,6-dideoxy-N-acetyl-beta-L-altrosamine transaminase, with amino-acid sequence MTYSRQSIDDDDIRAVVEVLKSDIITCGKKVDEFEKALCDYTGAKFAVAMNSATSALHAGYLALGLKSGDEVITTPITFAATANTALMCGGVVKFADILPNGNIDPKSVEKLITTKTKVITPVDFGGLPVDMEELNLIAKKHNLKVLDDASHALGSSVNSRKIGTFGDASIFSFHAVKPITTFEGGALLTNDEETATKARLLRSHGIIKKTAWNSDMTTLGYNYRLSDVACALGISQLKKLDIFIAKRDAIAKFYDEAFEKSPYLSTIKIPANITSSHHLYPVLLFRDFWCDKESIYEELRSEGIGVQVHYKPTYQFSFYKNLYGEINLPNAEDFYRAELSLPCHQLMSIEDAKFVVEKLNETLSKHKGCKF; translated from the coding sequence ATGACTTATAGCAGACAAAGCATAGATGATGATGATATCAGAGCAGTTGTAGAGGTTTTAAAAAGCGATATCATAACTTGTGGCAAGAAAGTAGATGAGTTTGAAAAAGCACTTTGCGACTATACCGGAGCTAAGTTTGCCGTGGCGATGAACTCAGCTACTTCTGCCTTGCATGCTGGATACTTAGCACTTGGACTTAAGAGTGGCGATGAAGTCATCACAACCCCTATCACGTTTGCAGCTACTGCAAACACAGCTTTGATGTGCGGCGGGGTAGTTAAATTTGCTGATATCTTGCCAAATGGAAATATCGATCCAAAAAGCGTAGAAAAACTCATAACTACAAAAACAAAAGTCATAACTCCGGTTGATTTTGGCGGACTTCCAGTAGATATGGAAGAATTAAATTTAATAGCAAAAAAGCATAACCTTAAAGTCTTAGACGACGCTTCTCACGCTCTTGGAAGTAGTGTAAATAGTCGTAAAATAGGCACTTTTGGCGATGCTAGTATATTTAGCTTTCATGCAGTCAAGCCCATAACTACGTTTGAAGGCGGAGCACTCTTAACAAATGATGAAGAAACCGCAACAAAAGCAAGGCTATTACGCTCTCATGGCATCATCAAAAAAACTGCTTGGAACTCAGATATGACAACTCTAGGCTATAATTACCGCTTAAGCGACGTGGCTTGTGCTTTAGGTATTTCACAACTAAAAAAGTTAGATATTTTCATAGCAAAACGCGATGCAATAGCCAAATTTTATGATGAAGCATTTGAAAAAAGTCCATATTTAAGCACTATAAAAATTCCAGCCAATATCACTAGCTCTCATCATCTCTATCCAGTCTTGCTTTTTAGAGATTTTTGGTGCGACAAAGAGAGTATCTATGAAGAGCTTCGCAGCGAAGGTATCGGTGTGCAAGTGCATTACAAACCGACTTATCAATTTAGCTTTTACAAAAATCTTTATGGCGAAATTAACCTACCAAATGCAGAGGATTTTTATAGAGCTGAGCTTAGCTTACCTTGTCATCAACTAATGAGCATAGAAGATGCTAAATTTGTAGTAGAAAAACTAAACGAAACATTATCCAAACATAAAGGCTGTAAGTTTTAA
- the accB gene encoding acetyl-CoA carboxylase biotin carboxyl carrier protein, whose product MTKDEIKELMTFFDETNINRIKIKDEEFEIELEKYKPETASAPVVCPPVPAPTPINVNVVNEKSTSQSLGGDTLNSPMVGTFYVAPSPGAASFVKVGQTVRKGDCIGIIEAMKIMNEIEAEYDCRIIKALVADGQPVEFGMALFEVEKI is encoded by the coding sequence ATGACAAAAGATGAAATTAAAGAACTTATGACTTTCTTTGATGAGACTAACATTAATAGAATTAAGATAAAAGACGAAGAATTTGAAATAGAGCTTGAAAAATATAAACCAGAGACGGCTTCGGCTCCGGTCGTTTGCCCACCAGTTCCGGCACCAACTCCGATAAACGTAAATGTTGTAAATGAAAAAAGTACTAGCCAAAGCCTAGGTGGCGATACTCTAAATTCGCCTATGGTAGGAACATTTTACGTTGCTCCAAGCCCAGGTGCAGCAAGTTTTGTAAAAGTAGGTCAAACCGTAAGAAAAGGCGATTGTATAGGTATCATAGAAGCTATGAAAATAATGAACGAGATCGAGGCTGAGTATGACTGCCGTATAATCAAAGCACTAGTTGCAGATGGGCAACCGGTGGAATTTGGCATGGCGTTATTTGAGGTTGAAAAAATATGA
- a CDS encoding ABC-F family ATP-binding cassette domain-containing protein, producing MLEVKNLTQRFGQQLLFEDVNLKLNAHNRYGLIGANGAGKSTFLKILSGEVEHTSGDIVIENGKKVGVLGQDQFAFENFSIKDAVLYGNKRLYDAVKEKEKLYMSEEFTDEINERLSELEIISAEEDPTYEYETRIEKILSSLGFDSFDKLMSEVESSDKFKVLLAQVLFPKPDILFLDEPTNNLDLDAIAWLERELINHEGTLVVISHDRHFLNRVCTHILDVDFKRIREFVGNYDDWYIAANLISRQAEMERDKKLKEKEELEKFIARFSANASKAKQATSRAKQLEKLDIAEIAVSSRRDPSILFRTNREIGNELIELTNLNKSFDDKIILKDFNFKMNKGDKVAIIGSNGVGKSTLCKIIMGEMSADSGKIHIGATIELGYFAQDSSNKISGNLKLYEWLQDSKNKDLDEIRKCLGRMLFSGLEQEKEVGSLSGGEKHRLMLSKLMLLRANLLVLDEPNNHLDLEAIIALGEALYNFSGSCICVSHDRELIDAFANRILHLKGNGEIIDFKGTYEEYRESCEL from the coding sequence ATGTTAGAAGTTAAAAATTTAACACAAAGATTTGGGCAACAACTTCTTTTTGAAGATGTAAATTTAAAACTAAATGCACATAATCGCTACGGTCTAATCGGTGCAAATGGTGCTGGAAAATCTACATTTTTAAAGATCTTAAGTGGCGAAGTAGAACACACTAGCGGCGATATCGTGATAGAAAATGGTAAAAAAGTTGGAGTTTTGGGTCAAGACCAGTTTGCGTTTGAGAATTTTTCTATAAAAGATGCTGTACTATATGGCAATAAAAGGCTTTATGATGCAGTAAAAGAGAAAGAAAAACTCTATATGAGCGAAGAATTTACAGATGAGATAAATGAGCGTTTGAGTGAGCTTGAGATCATCAGTGCCGAAGAAGATCCGACTTATGAGTATGAAACACGCATAGAAAAGATCCTAAGCTCGCTTGGATTTGATAGTTTTGATAAGCTTATGAGCGAGGTTGAGAGTTCGGATAAATTTAAGGTGCTTTTAGCTCAAGTTTTGTTCCCAAAACCTGATATCTTGTTCTTAGATGAGCCGACAAACAACCTAGATCTTGACGCTATAGCATGGCTAGAGCGTGAGCTTATAAATCACGAGGGAACTCTTGTGGTCATCAGCCACGATAGACACTTTTTAAATAGAGTTTGTACGCATATTTTAGATGTAGATTTTAAGCGTATCAGAGAGTTTGTAGGAAACTATGATGACTGGTATATCGCTGCAAATTTGATTAGCAGACAAGCTGAGATGGAACGCGATAAGAAGCTAAAAGAAAAAGAAGAGCTAGAAAAGTTTATTGCTCGTTTTAGTGCGAATGCTAGTAAAGCCAAACAAGCCACAAGTAGAGCAAAACAGCTTGAAAAACTTGATATAGCTGAAATCGCAGTATCAAGTAGGCGTGATCCGAGCATACTTTTTAGAACAAATCGCGAAATAGGAAATGAGCTAATTGAGCTAACAAATTTAAATAAGAGCTTTGATGATAAAATCATACTAAAAGACTTTAATTTTAAGATGAATAAAGGCGATAAAGTAGCTATCATCGGAAGCAATGGTGTTGGAAAATCGACTTTGTGTAAGATCATAATGGGCGAAATGTCAGCTGATAGTGGCAAAATCCATATCGGAGCTACTATCGAGCTTGGATATTTTGCGCAAGATAGCTCAAACAAAATAAGTGGAAATTTGAAGCTTTATGAGTGGCTACAAGACTCTAAAAATAAAGATTTAGATGAGATAAGAAAATGCCTTGGAAGAATGCTTTTTAGTGGGTTAGAGCAAGAAAAAGAAGTCGGCAGTTTAAGCGGTGGCGAAAAGCATAGACTTATGCTTTCTAAGCTTATGCTGCTAAGAGCAAATTTGCTAGTACTTGATGAGCCAAATAACCACCTTGATCTTGAAGCCATCATCGCTTTAGGCGAGGCGCTTTATAATTTTAGCGGCAGTTGTATCTGCGTAAGCCACGATAGAGAGCTTATAGATGCCTTTGCTAATAGAATTTTGCATCTAAAAGGCAATGGCGAGATAATAGACTTTAAAGGCACTTACGAAGAATACCGCGAAAGTTGTGAGCTTTAA
- the dcd gene encoding dCTP deaminase: MGLKSDKWIREQSIKNQMIEPFCEQNIGKGVVSYGLSSYGYDIRVAREFKIFTNIGGTVVDPKNFDEKNVVDFEGDVCIVPPNSFALARTVEYFKMPSDVLAICLGKSTYARCGIIVNVTPFEPGFEGHITIEISNTTPLPAKIYANEGIAQVLFLQGDEPCEISYADKKGKYQSQEGITLPRILK, encoded by the coding sequence ATGGGTCTAAAAAGCGATAAATGGATACGAGAACAGAGCATAAAAAACCAAATGATAGAGCCATTTTGCGAACAAAATATAGGCAAAGGCGTTGTAAGCTACGGACTTTCGAGCTATGGTTATGATATAAGAGTGGCTAGAGAGTTTAAAATATTTACAAATATCGGCGGTACCGTTGTCGATCCAAAAAATTTCGATGAAAAAAACGTAGTGGATTTTGAAGGTGATGTCTGCATAGTCCCGCCAAATTCATTCGCACTAGCAAGAACAGTAGAATACTTCAAAATGCCAAGTGATGTTCTAGCAATATGTCTTGGAAAATCAACTTACGCAAGGTGTGGGATAATAGTCAATGTAACGCCTTTTGAGCCTGGATTTGAAGGACATATCACAATTGAAATTTCAAATACTACCCCACTTCCGGCAAAGATTTATGCAAATGAGGGCATCGCTCAAGTACTATTTTTACAAGGCGATGAACCATGCGAGATAAGCTACGCCGATAAAAAAGGCAAATATCAATCTCAAGAGGGCATAACTCTTCCGCGTATATTAAAGTAA